A portion of the Sabethes cyaneus chromosome 3, idSabCyanKW18_F2, whole genome shotgun sequence genome contains these proteins:
- the LOC128740454 gene encoding tRNA-specific adenosine deaminase 1, translated as MAPEDANKISKICLEKFGCLPKTGKPKIDFEWTILSAIVQVETKDDNVKMDVVALGTGTKCLGSNQLSSKGDILNDSHAEVLTRRAFLRYLLSQMRKSLSNECSIFEHNTSTRLFRLKSNVSFHFFTTHSPCGDASIFDVSDAVEHEPLAKKMKLCKDASCDTETSSKTADGMTGGKLISSEGTDPMSQTIGMIRTKPGKGIRTLSLSCSDKMARWNVLGVQGSLLMTLLEKPIYLETIVICDGTDYSKEAIERALWKRWNVEELQEILQSPFKLNRPVVCAASNKLMFPFRRNRSVEPGKKFQPAPGGIAWCKGVERELEVEISGRRQGTIKKNLGTPAARLKISKIELYSAFVAARNELRTPVVAGGTSFSDAEINLSPSGTVQDVADSNGLRYGDAKANSRAYREQWHQLRARVFRVWSEKPSGLEHFTL; from the exons ATGGCTCCGGAGGACGCcaataaaatttcgaaaatttgccTTGAAAAATTTGGTTGCCTGCCGAAAACTGGAAAGCCAAAGATTGACTTTGAATGGACTATATTGTCCGCTATTGTACAGGTTGAAACTAAAGATGATAACGTAAAAATGGATGTTGTAGCACTTGGTACAGGGACAAAATGCTTGGGATCGAATCAGTTGAGTTCTAAGGGTGATATTCTCAACGATAGCCACGCTGAAGTATTGACCAGAAGAGCATTTTTACGATATTTGTTAAGCCAAATGAGAAAATCCTTATCCAACGAATGTAGTATTTTTGAACACAACACGTCAACTAGATTATTCCGCTTAAAAAGCAATGTTTCGTTCCACTTCTTCACAACCCATAGCCCATGTGGAGATGCAAGCATTTTTGACGTATCTGATGCCGTCGAACATGAACCTTTGGCTAAGAAAATGAAATTGTGCAAAGATGCCTCCTGTGATACTGAAACCAGTTCAAAAACAGCAGATGGTATGACTGGGGGTAAATTGATTAGTTCCGAAGGAACTGATCCAATGTCACAGACAATTGGAATGATCAGAACAAAGCCAGGTAAGGGCATTCGAACTTTGTCGCTCTCATGTAGCGACAAGATGGCACGATGGAACGTGCTTGGCGTGCAAGGTTCCTTGCTCATGACACTACTGGAGAAACCGATCTATCTGGAAACGATCGTCATTTGTGACGGTACTGATTATAGCAAAGAAGCGATCGAACGAGCACTGTGGAAACGTTGGAATGTTGAAGAATTGCAGGAAATTTTACAATCACCATTTAAATTGAATCGGCCTGTGGTTTGTGCAGCTTCTAACAAGCTTATGTTTCCGTTTCGGAGGAATAGAAGTGTTGAGCCGGGGAAAAAATTTCAGCCAGCTCCTGGAGGTATTGCTTGGTGCAAAGGTGTTGAAAG AGAGCTTGAGGTGGAAATCAGCGGTCGGCGACAGGGCACTATCAAGAAGAACCTCGGCACACCGGCAGCTCGGCTCAAGATCTCGAAAATTGAATTATACTCGGCATTCGTTGCCGCGCGGAACGAGCTCCGGACACCGGTTGTGGCTGGTGGGACAAGTTTCTCTGACGCTGAGATAAATTTATCGCCGTCTGGCACGGTACAGGATGTGGCTGATTCCAACGGGTTGCGCTACGGTGACGCAAAGGCAAACTCTCGGGCATACCGCGAACAGTGGCATCAACTGCGCGCTCGAGTCTTTCGAGTGTGGAGTGAAAAACCATCCGGTTTGGAGCATTTTACCCTTTGA